The DNA sequence TTCAATGAGGTAAACTCAGATTATGCAGAAAATCTACAAATTTTACTGCATAATTTGAGTTTATTTTCTTATGATGTGCTTATAATAGGAGTGATCCTTTATAAAGAGAACATAAGTAATATTATATCTGCTATTAGAAAAATAACGCAGATACCAATTATTATTTTGACGGATGCTTCCTCTTTATTGTGTATGTCATGGAAAAAAGAATTAATATACGCTGGTGCAGATTGTGTAATGGATATAAATAGCACTATAGAAGAAGTAGATCTGCAGATTTTTTCATTGGCACGACGAAATAATAAACAAAAAATAACTCAAAAGCAATCCGAAACGATGATTGATAAGGGAAAACTTGTAATGGATCATAAGAAACATAAAGTATTTTGGAATAATGTAGCGTTACATTTAACACGACAAGAATATAATTTTTTATACTTATTAGCGGTGACACCGATGAGAGTATACACATTTGAACAGATTTACCAGCTCGTATGGAAAGATTATTCTGTTGGTGATATTAAAAATATCATCTGGTGTCTGGTAAAGCGATTGAGAAAAAAGTTGAATGTCGTTGAAGACGGTGCCGGGAATTGCATTGTCAGTGTCAGGGATATAGGTTACAAATTTGAATTGAATAATGAAAACGAACAGCAGTAAGGCGAATAATCCGTAAAAAGATTGTTCGTCTTATTTTATTTGTGCTGGAAAGAAGGTGATAAAAATTGACCGTCAATTGACAGGTTTCTGACCGTTAACTGACAGGTGCATCCGATACACTGTGCCTTTGTAAAGATATGATTACAAAGGAGATCCGTGTTTGCAGGGAAACAGCAGAGATGCCGGACATTCCTGTGGACAGGAAGAACGAGCCAGATCACCGCCACACTCCGATTTGATTTCACAAAAATTCAGATCGGAGGAAAAGATAAGTGGCTTATAACAAAGCAAAAGAAGAATATAGATGGAACCAGTGGAAAGCAGAGGAAGAGAAGATCCTGCGTGAACAGGGCGTGGATGAAGAGACGATCCAGAAGCTTCGGGAGTATGACTGGGACGATTTCAATGCAGAGCGGAGATTCCGGGAACACCAGACCTCGCTTCTGGACTGTATGGAACTGCTCCTGGAAGAAAAAGAAACCAAAGAGTCCCAGCCGGAGAGCGTAGAAGCCCTGCTGGATACCGTGGAGAACGAAGAACTGCTTCAGATCCTGTTATCAACTGATAAGAAAACTCTTCAGATGATTGTCCTGAAGATGATGGGATATGCACCAAAAGAGATCAGTCATCACATGGAACTGCCGGAGCAGACTGTTTATACAAGACTGCGGAGGTTACGGGAGAAAATCAAAAAGTCCATGAAATTTGAATAAAACAAAAGGCTCTCATCGGCTGATTATCAGAACGAATAGACAGGAGGATTGATACGATGGATGAGAAAGAAGTGTCCGAAATGCAGGAAGAAATGATGATGGTACTGGTAGTCGAGCCGATGAAAGCACCCTATGTCAAAAGCATCCCCAATGAGCTGGAAGATCTGCAGCAGGCAGTAGGCGGTGACATTGAGATGACTTATCCGTTTGAGGATGAGGTTGGAATTCTTTTAAACGGCAATGGAAAATTTGAGGGGTTGCCGTTAAATCGGGCATTGTACGATGACCGAGGACAGGTCTATGATGCCATTGCCGGAACATTCCTTGTGGTAGGACTGACAGAAGATGATTTTACTTCGCTGACACCGGAGCAGATTGAAAAGTTTAAAGAAAAATATCAGTCACCGGAAGTTTTCACCCTGTTTAACGGGGAACTTCATGTGATGAAGATGCCACCGCAGGAACAAAAAGAGCAG is a window from the Lachnospiraceae bacterium GAM79 genome containing:
- a CDS encoding winged helix-turn-helix domain-containing protein produces the protein MKDTKYKILAYFDNQSYRKLFNEVNSDYAENLQILLHNLSLFSYDVLIIGVILYKENISNIISAIRKITQIPIIILTDASSLLCMSWKKELIYAGADCVMDINSTIEEVDLQIFSLARRNNKQKITQKQSETMIDKGKLVMDHKKHKVFWNNVALHLTRQEYNFLYLLAVTPMRVYTFEQIYQLVWKDYSVGDIKNIIWCLVKRLRKKLNVVEDGAGNCIVSVRDIGYKFELNNENEQQ
- a CDS encoding sigma-70 family RNA polymerase sigma factor, which translates into the protein MAYNKAKEEYRWNQWKAEEEKILREQGVDEETIQKLREYDWDDFNAERRFREHQTSLLDCMELLLEEKETKESQPESVEALLDTVENEELLQILLSTDKKTLQMIVLKMMGYAPKEISHHMELPEQTVYTRLRRLREKIKKSMKFE
- a CDS encoding DUF3846 domain-containing protein yields the protein MDEKEVSEMQEEMMMVLVVEPMKAPYVKSIPNELEDLQQAVGGDIEMTYPFEDEVGILLNGNGKFEGLPLNRALYDDRGQVYDAIAGTFLVVGLTEDDFTSLTPEQIEKFKEKYQSPEVFTLFNGELHVMKMPPQEQKEQKESRKKDAQQKNPAKGKKKNRSGEAR